One Plasmodium knowlesi strain H genome assembly, chromosome: 10 genomic window carries:
- a CDS encoding SICAvar, type I — protein sequence MTIQQSSVRTSMFGEWLKVLVENNGNNPVTAGNIKDTLRKNLIDEFEKLGQWLVDQESTEIGNYCGERPKWPRNSWRSSYMKVLCTAIGEIRYFISGVRKVRKYYGATEDRDPDVTTLTPAEAYARCIVSAVALAEIYGDHCNMKEAIDEVEGAFEQKIRGHLEGKDGKPGRSNQLDVCEGINATDLMVGKAVLGNAIKQWTKEKRNLRYSGGWRVGRQWAERWPHVCRRGKGEEEAKNKAKEENKNILTPFLKVGTDNSIATSGQNNMSTLGDILMNDDMKLPENTLENVLQVVIKDGKVNALKIDEVVQNLQNAAQEEIMEVQKLNELKELLQNITDDKKWDNFSKDCNDDIGSSWSKDTEGEKTAKQKACKLFASGLKHISDIKKDNGQDPDVPLRKTMMCAALNLYADQLISKATNQCPLDNKKLEEAIKYAFEEGNATMNGKSKCTTGSGNSCFECKRQDSSTFGSCQIGKDKNDKVKPQLESLLEKNDETNPNNKEKTLNKINEIESFCTQVQCAIKQHYAKKNNKKTDPNGTVTWSDINEDAKGVLMTLLEQMTKEQTKGDLAKYCNDDNKWSKFGHKGKHTNKAACLLFAAGLKNIYVRGKGQVKGPSFGQTMGCLFLKEYAKQLKDLANKKKRGNSWVHPLCDIDEGIKHAFKQSKDIMRSVLSQCNNGTDGTSCFECTIDKDYNKCSIGTDEVKSKVESIYQDESKQNQMQQTLENTVCPILLTDLLTPFLPLAPVSIGLSAMAYYLWKYFGPLGKGGARFRRSPAEIRGPSVQEQVLDHVEEAGPHEYRLVKERKPRSAPTRTKRSGPVNRRTIIEIHFEVLDECQKGDTQLNQKDFLELLIQEFMGSELMESEQVPKEEVLMESIPMELLPIEEVPSLGSGFMV from the exons ATGACAATACAACAAAGTTCAGTCAGAACTTCCATGTTTGGGGAGTGGCTGAAGGTGCTCGTGGAGAATAATGGGAACAATCCGGTTACTGCTGGAAATATTAAG GACACGTTGCGGAAGAACTTGATCGATGAATTTGAGAAATTGGGCCAGTGGTTGGTAGACCAGGAATCTACTGAAATAGGGAACTACTGCGGAGAGCGCCCGAAGTGGCCGAGGAATTCCTGGAGGTCCAGCTACATGAAGGTACTTTGTACTGCTATAGGCGAAATAAGATATTTCATCAGTGGAGTAAGGAAGGTTAGGAAATATTATGGCGCAACGGAGGATAGGGACCCAGATGTTACTACTCTTACCCCAGCTGAAGCTTATGCACGTTGTATTGTTTCCGCCGTGGCTTTAGCCGAAATCTATGGTGATCACTGTAACATGAAGGAGGCCATAGATGAGGTCGAGGGGGCATTTGAGCAGAAAATAAGGGGGCAtctagaggggaaggatggAAAACCGGGCCGTTCGAACCAGTTGGATGTGTGTGAAGGAATAAATGCGACCGACTTAATGGTCGGCAAAGCAGTTCTGGGCAATGCAATCAAACAAtggacaaaggaaaaaagaaatttgcgGTACAGTGGGGGTTGGAGGGTAGGAAGGCAGTGGGCAGAAAGGTGGCCACATGTCTGCAGGCGAGgtaaaggggaagaggaagcaaaaaacaaagcaaaggaagaaaataaaaacattttaacaccttttttaaaagtgggAACTGATAACTCCATAGCCACATCCGGTCAAAATAATATGTCCACTTTGGGGGATATACTAATGAACGACGACATGAAATTACCAGAGAACACATTAGAAAATGTACTGCAGGTCGTAATAAAAGATGGCAAAGTGAACGCGTTAAAAATAGACGAAGTTGTACAGAATTTACAGAATGCGGCACAAGAGGAAATAATGGAAGTGCAGAAACTAA ATGAATTAAAGGAACTTCTACAAAATATTACGGATGATAAGAAATGggataatttttccaaagacTGCAATGACGACATTGGTTCTTCCTGGTCAAAGGACaccgaaggagaaaaaactgcaaagcaaaaagcttgtaagctttttgcttcaggtttaaaacacatttctgatATTAAAAAGGATAACGGCCAAGACCCTGATGTACCACTTAgaaaaactatgatgtgcgcagcacttaatctttatgctgatcaattaataaGCAAAGCAACAAATCAATGTCCTttagataataaaaaattggaagaagcAATAAAATACGCTTTTGAAGAAGGTAATGCCACTATGAATGGAAAATCTAAATGCACAACTGGTAGTGgaaattcttgttttgaatgcaagaGGCAAGACAGTAGCACTTTTGGCTCTTGCCAAATTGgcaaggataaaaatgacaaagTAAAGCCCCAATTGGAGTCATTGCTCGAAAAAAACGACGAAACCAACCCCaacaacaaggaaaaaacactaaacaaaataaatgaaatagaatctttctgtactcaagtccaatgtgcTATCAAACAACACTACGCAAAGAAgaacaataaaaaaacagaCCCAAATGGAACAGTGACTTGG agCGACATAAACGAAGACGCCAAAGGCGTCTTAATGACACTCCTAGAACAAATGACGAAGGAACAGACTAAAGGGGACCTTGCCAAATATTGCAATGACGACAACAAATGGAGTAAATTTGgccataaaggaaaacatacaaataaagcagcttgtttgctttttgctgcaggattaAAGAACATTTATGTCCGCGGTAAGGGCCAGGttaagggcccatcgtttggacaaacgatgggttgtttatttcttaaagagtatgcaaaacaattgaaGGACTTggcaaataagaagaaaagaggaaatagttgggtacatcctctttgtgacatagatgAGGGCATAAAACATGCTTTCAAACAAAGTAAAGACATTATGAGGAGTGTATTATCTCAATGCAACAATGGTACTGATGGTacttcttgttttgaatgcacaaTTGACAAAGATTATAATAAATGCTCCATTGGCACTGACGAAGTAAAGTCTAAAGTTGAATCAATCTACCAAGACGAATCGAAGCAAAACCAAATGCAACAAAccttagagaatacagtctgtcccatccttcttacggatctccttaccccttttcttcctttggctcctgtctccattggcctttctgctatggcttattacctttggaag tattttggtcctcttggtaaaggaggagcacgtttcagaagatctcctgctgaaatacGCGGTCCAtcggtacaggaacaagtcctcgatcatgtggaagaagctggtccacatgaatatcgattagtgaaggaacgaaaacctcgttctgctccaactagaacgaaacgttctggtcccgtgaatcgccgcacgattattgaaattcattttgaagtgttggacgaatgtcaaaaaggggacacacaattgaaccagaaggattttctggaacttttgattcaagagttcatgggatccgaattaatggaatcagaacaggttcctaaggaagaagttcttatggaaagtattccaatggaacttcttcctattgaagaggttccaagtttaggttccgggtttatggtttga
- a CDS encoding protein kinase, putative — MLQYFVGKLFGDLPANFSFVIGKRLECQSPQKWGYYEIYEGVNKNNEGVCIFIYDKKGKEGSSREKRYTSNHLAFSKKLIHPNILKVLYTYESDKRIYIVTEKCVPLHMEGVKSDPLWGLYEIFSAVHFISTCNYVHCLVNPLSVFVNERGRWKLSLFDCIHEKGESIHNILNDLQNHILCTYGYAVPIPNEVHPTWVDAYGLAFLMAWSYKNYLQQTSHFGDGAHPGLPSIRSSPHGCAAIPSQREHYLKTPMLNGQDKHEELSPKNIFEIDLHMNAQECIPKRLLPLYSTLLKYSKKEINLFIILNDESLRADNTISTMLFLTEIHMKSKSEKVQFLDNLFSNLDNISSSVKAEKILPELLENIEVSESRVTCLKIVLTISRELPTEQFDKMIFPTVSKYFSINDRSIRFTLLENFHHIERHLNNNHMNEIYNSYLYGFLDNNTYIKNESIKNFIFVFPKLKSNLKSSSLMTLLENLTDSDFCAKTNTIICVAKIAKHILEDKEKILENVYRVGLQESFVQTRLATIQAVKFTYDQFSPKKYASNILPLLVKALIDDSAEVRVAAFDAMDYVCAQLRVHLLKGMNCRSDNNSSPPVPSGTSNGNPPSISPMDSLKGYTFINKIKGIITAKGELDVANVSRATQERSPCVDEFSGRTVQTGATDSDPLSTFIYDVPPVAGALGVEGSRAHLNMNSQTGVNNSGERHLATFQHQNYGQRDNFIFEGEMKNYLDRRRGSHYEQGNHGDNYNCELASMNKSGETNQEGNLLDGNFHLGESAKRTTMRTTQRIDLDIDDFFKEFDLKEDSNDKVTLSSL, encoded by the coding sequence ATGCTGCAGTACTTCGTCGGTAAGCTGTTCGGCGACCTCCCAGCCAACTTCAGCTTCGTCATAGGGAAAAGGTTAGAGTGCCAGAGTCCTCAAAAATGGGGGTACTACGAGATATACGAAGGAGTAAACAAAAACAATGAAGGggtatgcatatttatatatgataagaaagggaaggaagggagtAGTAGGGAGAAAAGATATACAAGTAACCATTTggctttttccaaaaaattaattcatcCAAATATTCTGAAAGTTCTATATACATACGAAAGTGATAAGAGAATCTACATAgtaacagaaaaatgtgtCCCGTTACACATGGAGGGTGTAAAGAGTGACCCCTTATGGGGGTTATATGAAATTTTTAGTGCAGTGCATTTTATCAGCACGTGTAATTATGTGCACTGTTTGGTGAATCCTTTAAGCGTGTTCGTAAATGAAAGAGGGAGATGGAAATTGTCTCTGTTTGATTGTATTCACGAGAAAGGTGAAAGTATCCACAATATTTTGAATGACCTACAGAATCATATACTTTGTACTTACGGATATGCAGTTCCTATTCCAAATGAAGTTCATCCTACATGGGTAGATGCATACGGATTGGCGTTTCTAATGGCTTGGTCGTATAAAAATTACCTCCAACAAACAAGCCATTTTGGAGATGGTGCTCACCCAGGTCTTCCATCCATTAGGAGCAGTCCCCATGGTTGTGCCGCCATTCCATCACAGAGAGAACATTATTTAAAAACGCCAATGTTGAATGGGCAGGATAAACATGAGGAATTATCacccaaaaatattttcgaaaTAGACCTTCATATGAATGCACAGGAATGCATACCAAAGAGATTATTGCCACTATATAGTACCTTACTAAAGtatagtaaaaaagaaataaatttgttcATCATTTTAAATGATGAGAGTCTGAGGGCAGACAACACGATAAGTACAATGCTGTTCCTGACGGAAATACATATGAAGTCGAAGAGTGAGAAAGTGCAGTTTTTGGATAACCTGTTTAGTAATCTAGATAATATCTCATCAAGTGTAAAGGCAGAGAAAATTTTACCTGAACTGCTTGAAAATATTGAAGTGTCTGAAAGTAGGGTAACATGTCTGAAAATCGTATTAACAATTTCCAGAGAACTACCAACAGAGCAATTTGACAAAATGATATTTCCAACTGtgtcaaaatatttttccataaaCGACAGATCAATTAGATTTACTCTCCTGGAGAACTTCCATCACATAGAGAGGCACCTGAACAACAACCACATGAACGAAATATACAATTCCTACTTGTATGGATTTTTGGATAATAATacgtatataaaaaatgagagtataaaaaatttcatttttgtttttccaaaattgaAGTCAAATTTGAAGTCATCATCTTTGATGACTTTGTTGGAGAATTTGACAGACTCTGACTTCTGCGCTAAGACAAATACAATAATTTGTGTGGCAAAAATTGCGAAACATATTTTGGAagataaagagaaaatacTTGAAAATGTCTACAGGGTTGGATTGCAGGAATCATTTGTTCAAACTAGGTTAGCCACAATCCAGGCTGTTAAATTTACATATGACCAATTCAGTCCCAAGAAGTACGCTTCTAATATTTTGCCGCTCCTGGTTAAGGCCCTCATTGATGATTCAGCGGAAGTTCGCGTCGCAGCGTTTGACGCTATGGATTATGTGTGTGCGCAGCTCAGGGTGCATTTGCTAAAGGGTATGAATTGTAGGAGCGATAACAATAGCAGTCCACCGGTACCCAGTGGCACGTCAAATGGGAACCCTCCTTCCATTTCTCCAATGGATTCCCTAAAAGGTTACACTTTTATAAATAAGATAAAGGGAATTATCACCGCTAAGGGTGAACTGGATGTTGCAAACGTGTCGCGGGCCACTCAGGAGAGAAGTCCCTGTGTGGATGAATTCTCTGGCAGAACTGTCCAAACGGGTGCGACGGATAGCGATCCTCTTAGCACCTTCATTTATGATGTACCCCCGGTCGCAGGTGCACTTGGCGTGGAAGGAAGTAGAGCTCACCTTAATATGAATTCCCAAACGGGGGTGAATAACAGCGGGGAGAGGCATTTGGCAACGTTCCAGCATCAGAATTACGGCCAAAGAgacaatttcatttttgagggggaaatgaaaaattaccTCGACAGAAGAAGGGGTAGCCACTACGAACAGGGTAACCACGGTGACAATTACAACTGCGAGTTGGCAagtatgaacaagtcaggtgaAACAAACCAAGAAGGCAACCTTCTTGATGGCAACTTCCATTTGGGCGAGTCTGCCAAAAGAACGACCATGAGAACGACCCAAAGAATCGACCTCGACATAGATGACTTTTTTAAGGAGTTCGACTTGAAGGAGGACAGCAATGACAAGGTGACATTGAGTTCGCTGTAG
- a CDS encoding actin-depolymerizing factor 1, putative, with translation MISGIRVNDTCITEFNNMKIRKTCRWIIFVIENCEIIIHSKGDTTTLTELVKSIDQNDKIQCAYVVFDAVNKIHFFMYARESSNSRDRMTYASSKQALLKKIEGVNVLTSVIESAQDVADFK, from the exons ATGATAAGCGGCATTCGCGTAAATGACACCTGCATCACCGAGTTTAATAACATGAAAATCAGGAAGACGTGTCGATGGATCATATTCGTCATAGAGAACTGCGAAATAATTATTCATTCGAAAGGTGATACCACCACCCTTACAGAGCTCGTCAAGTCCATTGATCAAAACGATAAAATCCAGTGCGCCTATGTTGTGTTTGACGCAG TCAACAAGATTCACTTCTTCATGTACGCACGGGAATCTTCAAACTCCAGGGACAGGATGACCTACGCTTCCAGCAAACAAGCCTTACTGAAAAAAATCGAAGGAGTGAACGTGCTCACATCAGTTATTGAAAGCGCCCAAGATGTCGCCGATTTTAagtaa
- a CDS encoding serine/arginine-rich splicing factor 12, putative → MGPYMHQRNQPMSLLIRKLKYDTSPSMVREKFKRFGAIKDVYLPIDYYTKEPRGFGFVEFYDPKDAEVALKEMNGAEIDGNRVEVFVAQKGRSDPRVMRYKEKGGIPQGQYPYRKYSDYRSRKRYISKSNSRYRSYSRDKIRRRDDRSRERFRSRNRDSYDRRMESHRDRKNYYPKSSYNKYRNKDYDRSRSRSRRSRDYRDDSPRYKEKRKYDKYYRSSSRRVSRGGGAGDDKYERKSRHDRKDNYKSKYDSNDEYSDETRNSSKHSKKQHASKSISFNTDKEEGRKKDDNANDKDNSKDWRESEERDDEHSNRRESVNSQDEESS, encoded by the coding sequence ATGGGGCCTTACATGCACCAGAGGAATCAACCCATGTCCCTGTTGATCAGGAAACTCAAGTATGACACGTCGCCATCGATGGTAcgagaaaaatttaaaagatttGGAGCTATCAAAGATGTGTACCTACCGATAGATTACTACACGAAGGAACCGAGAGGATTCGGATTCGTTGAATTTTACGACCCCAAGGATGCTGAGGTAGCACTAAAAGAAATGAACGGGGCGGAGATAGATGGAAATAGAGTAGAAGTTTTTGTAGCCCAAAAGGGAAGGTCAGATCCAAGAGTTATGagatataaagaaaagggaggaaTCCCACAAGGACAATATCCCTATAGAAAATATTCAGATTATAGAAGTAGAAAAAGATACATCTCCAAATCCAATTCTAGATACAGATCCTATTCTAGAgataaaataagaaggagAGATGATAGATCCAGGGAAAGGTTTAGATCTAGAAATAGAGATAGCTACGACAGAAGGATGGAAAGTCATAgggatagaaaaaattattatcctAAAAGTAGTTACAATAAATATAGAAATAAGGATTACGATCGAAGTCGCAGTAGGAGCAGAAGATCCAGAGATTACAGAGATGACAGCCCaagatataaagaaaaaagaaagtatgATAAATACTACCGAAGTAGCAGTAGAAGGGTAAGCAGGGGCGGAGGTGCTGGGGATGATAAGTATGAACGTAAAAGTAGACATGACAGAAAAGATAATTATAAATCTAAATATGACAGTAATGATGAATATAGTGATGAAACTAGAAATTCTAGTAAGCATTCAAAAAAGCAACATGCTTCTAAATCTATATCTTTTAATACGGACAAGGAGGagggcagaaaaaaagatgacaATGCTAATGATAAGGATAATTCGAAGGATTGGCGAGAAAGTGAAGAGAGAGATGATGAACATAGCAACAGGAGGGAATCTGTAAATAGCCAGGATGAGGAGTCAAGTTAG